The Gimibacter soli genome includes a region encoding these proteins:
- a CDS encoding GumC family protein — protein MNIVRPTASQQSVIDPIQGDAPELGFDLRAFGRLLWRRRYVIINTVALLCIATLIILFQLRPVYSASTLMAIESRKNNIVNMDAVLTGLGTDVAAITTEIDVLRSRRLVGKLVDKLDLTKDPEFNFELREEDPLNPVNWVPEKWKRMILGDEQTLSAEAAAAQDYNLVVNNVIEALGVHNPARSYSIAVTVKSHDPEKAALLANTLAELYLTDQLEYKYEATSRASNWLNERISTLREKVRVSELAVQRFREENQLFQTHGQGLVNEQQLSEVNSSLITARTELARAEARFQQLDKLARNSIASEETLAEVLTSPLIQSLKQQESEVLRRRAELATRYGPKHPNMIKVEAELADLQTKVRLEMRKIVSSLEGEVRIARAKVRTLEDSLNGLKSENVEANRAFVQLREMEREAEASRVLLETFLTRFRETSNQEDLQQADARILSVATAPTEASFPRKGLTLLVVFFGSIATGIGIAFLLETLENGYHTLEQLTDDVNIKGLGLIPHLFGRNQSQPEQYILDKSTSSFAEAHRNVFATLMFSQDRSLAPKVIQVTSSVSGEGKSTFALCLARLLAKSGSKILLIEADLRRPTLQRRVPEIAASPTLLDCLQQNLSIKDAIARDEKSGCYLIAGGHTPEPQRYLVDEKLQQFITAARQTFDLIIIDTPPVLAVSDVILTSKLVDKTVYVVRWDKTAKESVRTGLSQLSDTGVDVAGAVISQVNVKKHVGYGYGEYGHYYGKYKAYYTN, from the coding sequence ATGAATATCGTCAGGCCCACGGCGTCACAGCAATCTGTAATCGATCCGATCCAGGGCGACGCACCGGAGTTGGGGTTTGACCTGCGAGCGTTCGGCCGCCTGTTGTGGCGCCGGCGATATGTCATCATCAATACGGTGGCGCTGCTTTGCATCGCGACGCTGATCATTCTCTTCCAGCTGCGGCCAGTCTATTCCGCCTCCACGCTGATGGCGATCGAGTCTCGCAAGAACAATATCGTCAATATGGATGCGGTTTTGACCGGGCTTGGCACTGACGTTGCCGCGATCACCACGGAAATTGACGTCCTCAGGTCCCGGCGTCTGGTCGGCAAGCTGGTCGACAAGCTGGACCTGACAAAGGATCCGGAATTCAACTTTGAACTTCGCGAGGAAGACCCATTAAACCCGGTGAACTGGGTGCCGGAAAAATGGAAACGCATGATCCTCGGCGATGAACAGACGTTGTCCGCTGAGGCCGCCGCCGCGCAGGACTATAATCTGGTGGTCAACAATGTCATCGAAGCCCTGGGCGTACACAATCCGGCGCGTTCATACTCGATCGCGGTGACCGTAAAGTCGCACGATCCCGAAAAGGCTGCGCTGCTGGCAAATACGCTCGCCGAACTCTATTTGACCGACCAGCTGGAATATAAATACGAAGCAACTTCGCGGGCCAGCAACTGGCTGAATGAACGCATCAGCACCCTGCGCGAGAAGGTGCGGGTCTCCGAACTGGCAGTTCAGCGGTTCCGCGAAGAAAACCAGCTCTTTCAGACACACGGCCAAGGGCTTGTGAATGAACAGCAATTGTCTGAGGTGAACTCAAGCCTGATCACCGCACGGACAGAGCTTGCCCGGGCCGAGGCACGCTTCCAGCAGCTCGATAAACTTGCGCGGAACAGTATCGCCTCTGAAGAAACTCTTGCCGAGGTACTGACGAGTCCGCTGATCCAGAGCCTGAAACAGCAGGAAAGCGAAGTGCTGCGTCGCCGCGCCGAACTGGCAACGCGATATGGCCCGAAGCACCCGAACATGATCAAGGTTGAAGCCGAACTCGCGGACCTCCAGACGAAAGTCAGGCTCGAGATGCGCAAGATCGTGTCGAGCCTCGAGGGCGAAGTGAGGATTGCCCGGGCAAAAGTACGCACCCTTGAAGATAGCCTCAATGGCCTGAAGAGCGAGAATGTCGAGGCGAACCGCGCCTTCGTGCAACTGCGCGAGATGGAACGGGAAGCGGAGGCAAGCCGCGTTCTTCTTGAGACCTTCCTGACCCGGTTCCGCGAAACCAGCAACCAGGAAGACCTGCAGCAAGCGGATGCCCGCATCCTGTCTGTCGCGACCGCGCCTACGGAAGCATCCTTCCCGCGCAAGGGGCTGACGCTTCTGGTTGTCTTCTTCGGGTCTATTGCGACCGGTATCGGTATCGCATTCCTGCTGGAGACGCTTGAAAACGGCTACCATACGCTCGAGCAGCTGACGGATGATGTGAATATCAAGGGCCTTGGCCTCATTCCGCACCTTTTCGGCCGCAACCAGAGCCAGCCGGAACAATATATCCTGGACAAAAGCACCTCATCCTTTGCCGAAGCGCATCGGAATGTGTTTGCGACCCTGATGTTCTCGCAAGATCGCAGTCTCGCCCCCAAGGTTATCCAGGTAACGTCGTCCGTGTCAGGCGAAGGCAAGTCGACCTTCGCCCTTTGCCTTGCACGCCTCCTCGCGAAATCGGGCAGCAAAATCCTTCTGATCGAGGCCGATCTGCGCCGGCCGACGCTTCAACGCCGTGTGCCGGAAATCGCGGCAAGCCCGACGCTTCTGGACTGTTTGCAGCAAAATCTTTCTATCAAGGACGCAATTGCGCGCGACGAGAAGTCGGGGTGCTATCTTATCGCGGGCGGCCATACGCCCGAACCGCAGCGGTATCTTGTGGATGAAAAACTGCAGCAGTTTATCACGGCGGCACGTCAGACGTTTGACCTTATCATCATCGACACACCACCTGTGCTTGCCGTTTCGGATGTGATCCTGACGAGCAAGCTTGTCGATAAAACCGTTTATGTTGTCCGTTGGGACAAGACAGCGAAAGAGTCGGTCCGTACCGGTCTGTCGCAGCTGTCCGATACCGGGGTCGATGTGGCGGGAGCGGTGATTTCGCAGGTCAATGTGAAAAAGCACGTGGGCTACGGCTACGGCGAGTACGGGCATTATTATGGCAAGTATAAAGCCTACTACACAAATTGA
- a CDS encoding polysaccharide biosynthesis/export family protein, with protein sequence MTTSGRARFDYLARFASCDLKESGLLRQLKSLAILLAISFLGVIAVAQAAPLSAQETRDQDNIEYRLGAGDKVRVLVYNEQDLSGEFEVDGAGQISLPLIGTLKVSGLTVTEVERQVGDKLANGFLINPQVSLEIMNYRPFYILGEVKQPGSYDYVNGMTILNAVALAGGFTPRAQERKIEVTRKDGDKEIKLQSAITAKVLPGDIIRIPQRLF encoded by the coding sequence TTGACTACGTCGGGGCGGGCGAGATTTGATTATCTCGCCCGCTTTGCATCTTGCGACCTAAAGGAGTCCGGTTTGTTGCGTCAGCTAAAGTCCCTCGCGATCCTTCTGGCTATCAGTTTTTTGGGAGTTATTGCCGTCGCACAGGCTGCGCCCCTCTCCGCCCAGGAAACGCGGGATCAGGACAATATCGAGTATCGCCTTGGTGCCGGCGACAAGGTCCGGGTTCTTGTCTATAACGAGCAGGACCTTTCGGGTGAATTCGAGGTGGACGGGGCCGGACAGATCAGCCTGCCGCTTATCGGTACGCTGAAAGTCAGCGGCTTGACCGTGACGGAAGTTGAACGCCAGGTCGGCGACAAGCTGGCCAACGGGTTCCTGATCAATCCACAGGTCAGCCTCGAGATCATGAACTATCGCCCCTTCTACATCCTTGGGGAAGTCAAGCAGCCGGGCAGCTATGATTATGTGAATGGCATGACCATACTGAATGCCGTGGCGCTTGCCGGCGGGTTTACACCGCGCGCCCAGGAAAGGAAAATTGAAGTCACCCGCAAGGATGGCGACAAGGAAATCAAATTGCAGTCGGCGATCACGGCAAAGGTTTTGCCGGGGGATATAATTCGCATCCCTCAGAGACTGTTTTGA
- a CDS encoding outer membrane beta-barrel protein — MKSFKYTLCGMLASTVLAGAISAPAFAESSVVQVSKKPRQDYDALGLSVGSFYLMPSAVGGVTIDDNIYATDTGKVDDTIFNVKPEVGLYSNWNNNSFAVIASADLGYYDQNSREDYEDYTLTSYGTLEVMEGTYFDAGVDYSKLHEDRGSPDSLGAVADPTEYNMFKANVAFTRDLSLLSMKLFADYTRRNFKDADLVGGGINNNDDRDRKRYNVGLRLGYEIGDSTEAYVLGSRNKVEYDNSQEDGGPLRDGNGYRLVVGGVLDITGTTSIDVYAGYLNHDYDSSVLKDVGKFTYGAAIEWSPTELTSMKLGVSQDVVETSVSDENALGAFVPVAGILNTGVDFTIEHELMENLILSGIASYARQEFIGTVREDDVLGFGLAGEYLINRNLRLKLRYDYSDKSNEVGRGEFSRNKIMASLKLQW; from the coding sequence ATGAAGTCTTTCAAGTATACGCTTTGCGGCATGCTGGCATCCACCGTGCTTGCCGGCGCCATTTCGGCCCCTGCTTTTGCGGAATCGTCCGTCGTGCAGGTCTCGAAGAAGCCGCGGCAGGATTATGATGCACTCGGTCTCAGTGTCGGTAGCTTCTACCTGATGCCGAGCGCGGTCGGCGGCGTGACGATCGACGACAATATTTATGCGACGGACACCGGCAAGGTTGATGACACAATCTTCAATGTGAAACCCGAAGTCGGGCTGTACTCCAACTGGAACAACAACAGTTTCGCTGTCATCGCAAGCGCTGACCTTGGCTATTACGACCAGAATTCCCGCGAAGATTACGAGGATTACACCCTCACTTCCTACGGCACGCTTGAAGTCATGGAAGGTACATACTTCGACGCAGGGGTCGATTATTCGAAGCTGCACGAGGATCGCGGTTCGCCGGACAGCCTCGGGGCTGTCGCCGATCCGACCGAGTACAATATGTTCAAGGCGAACGTCGCATTCACGCGGGACCTTTCGCTGCTGTCCATGAAGCTCTTCGCTGACTACACGCGGAGAAATTTCAAGGATGCGGACCTCGTCGGTGGTGGCATCAACAACAACGACGATCGCGACCGCAAGCGCTACAATGTCGGCCTGCGTCTCGGGTATGAAATCGGCGACAGCACCGAAGCCTATGTCCTCGGTTCTCGTAACAAGGTGGAATACGACAACTCGCAGGAAGACGGCGGCCCGCTGCGTGACGGGAATGGCTATCGCCTCGTGGTCGGTGGTGTGCTTGATATCACCGGCACAACCAGCATCGATGTTTACGCTGGCTATTTGAACCATGATTACGATTCGAGCGTGCTGAAGGATGTCGGCAAGTTCACTTATGGTGCGGCCATCGAGTGGAGCCCGACCGAGCTCACCTCAATGAAGCTTGGTGTCTCGCAGGATGTGGTCGAGACATCGGTATCGGATGAGAATGCACTTGGCGCCTTCGTGCCCGTGGCAGGTATCCTCAACACCGGCGTCGACTTCACAATCGAGCATGAGCTGATGGAAAACCTGATCCTTTCGGGCATCGCAAGCTATGCGCGGCAGGAATTCATCGGCACCGTTCGCGAGGACGATGTGCTTGGTTTCGGCCTTGCCGGGGAGTATCTTATCAACAGGAACCTCCGCCTCAAACTCCGCTATGACTATAGCGACAAGAGCAACGAAGTCGGCCGTGGTGAATTCTCGCGGAACAAGATCATGGCAAGCTTGAAGCTGCAGTGGTAA
- a CDS encoding DUF1972 domain-containing protein, with the protein MSQKSKKKKKEGIQPAFHVAIIGTVGVPGSYGGFETLAENLVTYAERAEGGAGITVYCSAPAFEDRAPCFRGARRRFVPLGANGPSSMVYDAWSMLDALMRGCSHILLLGVSGALILPLVRIAGKVLGRPCIVTNIDGIEWRRDKWNPLARAVLKASEWAAVRFSDVIVADNQAVAEYVQARYGVPCVTIPYGGDHAVSATPHVENCQDLPARYALAICRIEPENNVEMILEAGAGLGMPLVFVGNWDRSGYGRRLKAAYADNPDISLLDPVYEPGALRAIRDRAVIYLHGHSAGGTNPSLVEMMHFGIPVLAFDCVFNRHTTEEKALFFRSANDLALLARGLGAGDGNAVGSAMKEIAERRYRWNLVGKAYFDLFRL; encoded by the coding sequence TTGTCTCAAAAATCGAAGAAAAAGAAAAAAGAAGGCATCCAGCCCGCGTTCCATGTGGCCATCATAGGCACGGTCGGGGTGCCGGGCAGCTATGGTGGCTTTGAAACCCTCGCCGAAAATCTGGTGACCTATGCCGAACGGGCGGAGGGCGGAGCCGGGATTACAGTCTACTGCTCTGCGCCCGCGTTTGAAGACCGGGCGCCCTGTTTCAGGGGCGCGCGTCGCCGGTTCGTTCCTCTGGGGGCAAATGGCCCATCCAGCATGGTCTATGATGCATGGTCAATGCTCGATGCCCTGATGCGGGGCTGCAGTCACATTCTCCTTCTGGGTGTTTCCGGCGCTTTGATTTTGCCCTTAGTTCGAATTGCAGGGAAGGTGCTCGGGCGCCCCTGCATCGTTACGAACATTGATGGCATCGAGTGGCGCCGCGACAAGTGGAACCCTCTGGCGCGTGCAGTGCTTAAAGCCTCGGAATGGGCCGCTGTGCGCTTTTCGGATGTGATAGTCGCCGACAATCAGGCGGTTGCTGAATATGTTCAGGCGCGATACGGCGTCCCTTGCGTGACGATCCCTTACGGTGGTGATCATGCTGTTTCGGCAACGCCCCACGTGGAAAATTGCCAGGACCTGCCAGCGCGATATGCGCTCGCGATTTGCAGAATAGAGCCCGAAAACAATGTGGAGATGATCCTGGAAGCAGGGGCCGGTCTCGGTATGCCTCTTGTTTTCGTTGGCAACTGGGACCGAAGCGGTTATGGCCGCAGGCTAAAAGCTGCCTATGCAGACAACCCCGACATTTCGTTATTGGACCCGGTCTACGAGCCCGGCGCGCTGCGGGCGATCCGTGACCGTGCGGTGATTTATCTGCATGGCCATTCGGCGGGGGGGACAAATCCTTCACTGGTTGAAATGATGCATTTCGGGATTCCGGTCCTCGCCTTCGACTGTGTGTTCAACCGGCACACAACGGAAGAGAAAGCGCTTTTCTTCAGGAGTGCCAACGACTTGGCCCTGCTGGCCCGGGGCCTCGGTGCGGGGGATGGGAACGCGGTTGGAAGCGCGATGAAGGAAATCGCGGAGCGACGCTATCGCTGGAACCTCGTGGGAAAAGCCTATTTCGATCTGTTCCGCCTCTGA
- a CDS encoding MraY family glycosyltransferase: MSLIIAYLGILTVLVIALNARFLGEALGVMDDPEQEKHKRHTISTPLIGSLLVGSIAVTIVINQMVFELSDRWGGVSTCVLLVAALGFLDDRHNLKWQLRLALIVAICGLLVWLVPEIRLTSLHWSFGETTVLSRWVGALLTVACLATLVVSFNMMDGYNGGVIGISLILVLVMALLSVSPHRQAICLFLASALGIMFFYNMKGKFFLGDGGAYALGLLVGSLALMTYNLGSATVPVYADTVGIWLMLPAVDCLRVTLGRKLRKQSPFSANRDHLHHILLDRFDAGTTLAIIMSIVGATVSLSLFTASYSFILFVACFCLYFFILPIIDSTFPAKAENPL, from the coding sequence ATGAGCCTTATCATTGCCTACCTTGGCATACTGACGGTCCTCGTTATAGCCCTGAACGCCCGGTTCCTGGGCGAGGCCCTCGGTGTCATGGATGACCCGGAGCAAGAAAAACACAAGCGGCATACTATCTCCACGCCACTGATCGGTTCATTACTCGTCGGGTCAATCGCCGTCACCATCGTCATAAATCAGATGGTCTTTGAGCTGAGTGATCGCTGGGGGGGCGTGAGCACCTGTGTCCTTCTTGTCGCAGCCTTGGGCTTTCTGGATGATCGCCACAATCTCAAATGGCAACTCAGGCTCGCCCTTATTGTGGCCATCTGCGGCCTGCTCGTTTGGCTGGTGCCGGAAATCCGGTTAACCAGCCTCCACTGGTCTTTCGGCGAGACAACCGTTCTCAGTCGCTGGGTCGGCGCCCTCCTGACAGTCGCCTGCCTTGCCACCCTCGTTGTTTCGTTCAACATGATGGATGGATATAATGGCGGCGTGATCGGGATCAGCCTTATCCTGGTTCTTGTCATGGCGCTGCTGTCCGTCAGCCCGCACCGGCAGGCGATCTGCCTGTTCCTCGCCTCGGCCCTTGGCATCATGTTCTTTTACAATATGAAGGGTAAATTCTTCCTTGGAGACGGCGGCGCCTATGCGCTTGGCCTTCTGGTGGGTTCACTTGCGCTGATGACTTATAATCTTGGCAGTGCAACCGTGCCCGTTTATGCGGATACCGTGGGAATTTGGCTGATGTTGCCGGCTGTTGACTGCCTGCGCGTTACGCTCGGTCGCAAGCTCCGGAAGCAGAGCCCTTTCAGTGCCAACCGTGACCATCTGCATCATATCCTCCTCGATCGTTTCGATGCCGGGACCACTCTGGCAATCATAATGTCGATTGTCGGGGCAACTGTCAGCTTGTCGCTCTTCACGGCGTCCTACAGCTTCATCCTGTTCGTGGCCTGTTTCTGCCTTTACTTCTTCATCCTGCCCATCATCGACAGCACTTTCCCTGCCAAAGCAGAAAACCCCTTGTAG
- a CDS encoding O-antigen ligase family protein, with product MLLASIAFFAERIWRKRWLFPGTHLRSIPKVPLVCFGVVTLWAFLQPLSLGIASGQYPFDSTIAFAETAGTPTSIAVNTEAAFFGALQLLSHLALFVLVFAYARSPEAVSRLIRFIAITTTCYAAYGFITYISGNEKVLWFDKWASLDSLTSTFVNRNNYATYAGIGIICCLVWSADILMPDKAKALNRKERVGQTINLILGKGWILGLMLFVSFSALMLTNSRLGTAASILAILLFLTTAFARHSRPGFRKLAIFGSALMATLYFGYNLSGDMLQKRLLADPLEDARFEIYPGVIDAIGQRPLTGYGLGSFADVFQMIRSPELPDRVNFDQAHSDYLEMAFSLGIPASLIALIGFIFCLIPPLRTLTASDRLFHTKLGILAASFLVAVHATLDFPLTIPAISYILTCLLALGVSSGTFKPGASRKSPHPPSR from the coding sequence ATGTTGCTCGCTTCGATTGCCTTTTTCGCAGAGCGCATCTGGCGGAAGCGCTGGCTTTTCCCTGGCACGCATCTGCGCTCGATCCCGAAGGTTCCCCTTGTTTGCTTCGGGGTCGTCACCCTGTGGGCATTCCTTCAGCCCCTGAGCCTAGGCATTGCCTCCGGCCAGTATCCTTTTGATTCCACGATTGCGTTTGCGGAAACTGCGGGCACGCCAACGTCAATTGCGGTCAATACGGAAGCTGCCTTTTTCGGCGCCCTGCAGCTCTTGTCACATCTTGCGCTTTTCGTGCTTGTCTTCGCTTATGCACGCAGCCCCGAGGCTGTGAGCCGGCTGATACGTTTCATCGCCATCACAACGACCTGTTATGCAGCATACGGATTCATCACCTATATTTCCGGTAACGAGAAGGTGCTGTGGTTCGACAAATGGGCGAGCCTCGACAGCCTGACCTCCACCTTCGTCAACCGAAACAATTACGCAACCTATGCCGGGATTGGCATCATCTGCTGCCTTGTCTGGAGCGCGGACATCCTGATGCCTGATAAGGCAAAGGCGCTGAACCGCAAGGAACGTGTGGGCCAGACCATCAACCTCATCCTCGGCAAAGGCTGGATTCTCGGGCTGATGCTGTTTGTATCCTTCTCGGCGCTCATGCTCACCAACTCGCGGCTTGGAACAGCGGCGAGCATACTTGCGATACTGCTATTCCTGACGACAGCCTTTGCCCGGCATAGTCGCCCCGGCTTTCGCAAGCTGGCAATCTTCGGAAGCGCGCTCATGGCAACGCTGTACTTCGGCTACAATCTGAGCGGCGACATGCTGCAAAAGCGCCTTCTGGCTGACCCGCTTGAGGATGCTCGCTTTGAAATCTATCCCGGCGTCATCGACGCCATCGGACAGCGCCCGCTCACCGGCTACGGATTGGGCAGCTTTGCCGATGTCTTCCAGATGATCCGGTCGCCCGAATTGCCGGATCGGGTGAATTTCGACCAGGCGCATAGCGACTATCTGGAAATGGCTTTCAGCCTCGGCATTCCGGCATCGCTGATTGCGCTCATCGGCTTCATCTTTTGCCTCATCCCGCCGCTCAGGACACTGACGGCAAGTGATCGGCTTTTCCATACGAAACTCGGGATTCTCGCCGCCTCGTTCCTGGTTGCCGTGCATGCGACACTCGATTTCCCGCTCACAATTCCGGCGATATCATATATCCTGACCTGCCTTCTTGCGCTCGGTGTCAGCTCTGGGACGTTCAAACCGGGCGCCTCCCGCAAGTCCCCGCATCCGCCCAGCCGATAA
- a CDS encoding P1 family peptidase translates to MTANTKIARFARRTLTRLMAAGATCAMLAVPATADTAKPLDNQETLPLVLNKSDRTMDFDWPLLHVGTGEYEDGPTGVTVFHFQKRVLVQVDVRGGGPGTVNAPYMDLGYDFPELDTIVFSGGSWYGLESVTAVASALKDDGIRDGDAFSMEPNIAMSVGSIIFDFGSRRLNEIYPDKRLAQAAFRAAKPGAFPLGARGAGRFAKSGGFFGCNAFSGQGGAFKQVGDLKIAAFVVANPYGVITDRDGKIAACYKAKGWPKDLKTAELMQDFPESRKEGWTGGDAETASAKNTTISLIVTNQKLTPPELKRLAVQVHTSMGRGIQPFATQFDGDVLYAVSTAEVEGAPYGSPDLGVMASEVMWDAILASVPEQPKAAILAKGSKLQKAAQDNATGAYEFSRFASLEVTAKDGKLFARAVGKRPVYGIGHEEAVELQAAAGGDYTVPGRYPLTIHFPAESDTIVLNPGNWQQVGKRK, encoded by the coding sequence ATGACAGCCAATACGAAAATCGCACGCTTTGCTCGCCGCACGCTCACGCGCCTGATGGCAGCGGGTGCGACATGCGCCATGCTCGCCGTACCCGCGACGGCAGACACAGCAAAGCCTCTCGACAATCAGGAAACGCTGCCGCTTGTTCTCAACAAGTCCGACCGGACGATGGATTTCGACTGGCCGCTCCTGCATGTGGGTACGGGCGAATATGAAGACGGGCCGACCGGTGTTACGGTCTTCCATTTCCAGAAGCGCGTGCTGGTGCAGGTGGATGTGCGTGGCGGCGGGCCGGGCACGGTGAATGCACCTTATATGGACCTTGGCTACGATTTCCCGGAACTTGATACCATCGTCTTTTCGGGCGGGTCCTGGTACGGCCTTGAAAGTGTGACGGCGGTGGCCTCCGCGCTCAAGGACGACGGCATCCGCGATGGTGACGCTTTCTCCATGGAGCCCAATATTGCTATGTCGGTGGGATCGATCATTTTCGATTTCGGCTCGCGGCGTCTCAATGAAATCTATCCCGACAAACGGCTGGCGCAGGCTGCGTTCCGCGCCGCAAAGCCGGGGGCATTCCCCCTTGGTGCACGGGGCGCCGGGCGGTTTGCCAAAAGTGGCGGCTTCTTTGGCTGCAATGCCTTTTCAGGGCAGGGCGGTGCCTTCAAGCAGGTGGGCGACCTCAAGATCGCGGCCTTTGTTGTTGCCAATCCTTACGGCGTGATCACCGACCGCGATGGCAAGATTGCCGCCTGTTACAAGGCGAAAGGCTGGCCGAAAGACCTGAAGACGGCGGAGCTGATGCAGGATTTCCCAGAAAGCCGCAAGGAAGGCTGGACTGGCGGGGACGCTGAAACCGCCAGCGCCAAAAACACGACGATCAGCCTGATCGTGACCAACCAGAAACTGACCCCGCCGGAACTGAAGCGTCTGGCCGTGCAGGTGCATACGTCGATGGGCCGGGGCATCCAGCCCTTCGCCACCCAGTTCGATGGTGATGTGCTTTATGCGGTCTCCACCGCCGAAGTGGAGGGGGCGCCCTATGGCTCGCCTGATCTTGGCGTGATGGCTTCGGAAGTGATGTGGGATGCGATCCTCGCGTCAGTACCTGAACAGCCGAAGGCGGCCATCCTCGCGAAAGGGAGCAAGTTACAGAAGGCGGCGCAGGATAACGCCACAGGCGCCTACGAGTTCAGCCGTTTCGCGAGCCTTGAGGTCACCGCGAAAGACGGCAAACTGTTTGCACGCGCGGTTGGCAAGCGCCCGGTTTATGGCATCGGGCATGAAGAAGCGGTGGAATTACAGGCTGCAGCGGGTGGCGATTATACGGTGCCCGGGCGGTATCCGTTGACCATCCATTTCCCGGCAGAGAGTGACACGATTGTCCTCAATCCCGGCAACTGGCAGCAGGTCGGCAAGCGCAAGTAA
- a CDS encoding LysR substrate-binding domain-containing protein, protein MPADKPKRSFSPQGLPPRKALPPFEALRALDAVARLGGIRKAAQGLERDHAVISRHIRTIETWTGATLVERTPTGVVLTDTGRDYHARIAEAIDTIAQATLDMMKQSGSQPLQIWCMPGLAFHWLTGRLGAFEAAYPGVDIEVRPTDMSPDLMGNEADVDIRFVQQYGTPYHIDQGLRALELANLPIIGVASPGYLKARPVIERPEDLARHQLLHEEGYGPWLEWLAAHGVDGSDYCQGGTLLWQGHLTLDAARHGRGIALSNHLVAAADLAAGRLVEVGAGNPLFSGKTPAAYLFMARADRWEQPSVRRFRSWLHTAIAKEVPDA, encoded by the coding sequence ATGCCGGCTGACAAACCGAAACGCAGCTTTTCCCCGCAGGGCCTGCCGCCCCGCAAGGCTTTGCCGCCGTTCGAGGCCTTGCGCGCCCTTGACGCCGTCGCGCGTCTCGGCGGTATCCGCAAGGCTGCGCAAGGGCTGGAGCGCGATCACGCGGTGATCAGCCGGCACATTCGCACCATCGAAACATGGACGGGTGCCACACTGGTCGAGCGCACGCCGACCGGCGTTGTCCTGACCGATACTGGCCGCGACTATCATGCGCGCATCGCCGAGGCGATCGATACGATCGCGCAGGCGACCCTTGATATGATGAAACAAAGCGGCAGCCAGCCACTGCAGATATGGTGCATGCCGGGCCTTGCCTTCCACTGGCTGACAGGGCGGCTTGGCGCTTTCGAGGCCGCTTATCCGGGCGTGGATATCGAAGTGCGTCCCACCGACATGAGCCCCGACCTGATGGGCAACGAAGCCGATGTGGACATCCGTTTCGTACAGCAATATGGCACGCCCTATCATATCGATCAGGGCCTGCGCGCGCTGGAGCTGGCCAATCTGCCGATCATCGGGGTTGCGAGCCCCGGCTATCTGAAGGCACGTCCAGTGATCGAGCGCCCCGAAGATCTCGCCCGGCATCAGCTGCTGCACGAGGAAGGCTACGGCCCGTGGCTCGAATGGCTGGCGGCCCACGGCGTGGATGGCAGTGATTACTGTCAGGGCGGCACCCTGTTGTGGCAGGGGCACCTGACGCTGGATGCTGCCCGCCACGGGCGCGGTATCGCCCTCAGCAACCATCTGGTGGCGGCAGCCGATCTTGCGGCCGGGCGGCTTGTCGAAGTCGGTGCCGGCAATCCGCTGTTCTCGGGCAAGACGCCGGCGGCCTATCTGTTCATGGCGCGGGCCGACCGCTGGGAGCAGCCCTCTGTCCGGCGTTTCCGCAGCTGGCTCCATACCGCCATCGCCAAGGAAGTGCCGGACGCCTGA